Genomic window (Clarias gariepinus isolate MV-2021 ecotype Netherlands chromosome 4, CGAR_prim_01v2, whole genome shotgun sequence):
TCAAAAAGACGGTAGCTGGCCAGTTGGATCTCCAGAGAGCACCATTCACTGCGGAGAAAGTTTTGGCTgaccacacacactgtcttgCGGCTGTTGTATACGGCTGCCACAATGTTGTCCACTATGTTGCGGCCTGGTTCAAAGTCCCGGTGGTGGAGGCAAAGTCGGAACCCACTCCCTTCAAGATTTGGGAGAAGCTGCTCCATCACCCATTCCTCATCTGCTGAGTTGTAGGAGATGAAAGCATCATATGTGCATTTCTCTTCCTCTTCCCGAAGACGACGCCACTGCCCGCCAAACCAAGAGCGAAAAACGTAGTAGCCATATTTAAATTTCCAATAGAGCTTGACATAAAGTAGTGGAAGTAATGTTAGGACCAATGTTACAACATAGGTGGAGGCAAACCAATACACTCCAAAGTCTGAACATACATGGGTGTCAAAGTTGTAAAAGTATGATCCTTTGACATCTGGACAGGTCAGGTTATAAAGATATACAATCTGTACTCTTTGGTTTTTCGTCCAATTTTGGAGCTCGCTATTAGGACATTTGCAACTGAGAGGTGTCCCTCTAACATCTAGATACTGTAGATGAGTCAAATTTTCCAGCAAGTCTACATCCAATGTCtgcattgtatttttgttaagaTTCAATTTTTCCAATCCTGTAAGATTACCAAACACGTCTCTTGAGAAAGACCCAATGCCCATGTTTTCAGCTGTTAAAATCTCCAGCTTgtgaagatttttaaaaattcctgGCTTAAGTTGGGCAACGCCAACACATGAATCATCTAAGGTTAAAAATGTTAAGTTTTTTAGGTCGTCAAATGTGTCACTGCTGAGAGAAGAGATACGATTGTTGGTAAGGTAAAGTCTTTTTAGTGAAGTGAGACCACGAAAAAATGCGTGAGGTAATAAAGTTATACCATATGGCCTTTGTCCATCTAACTTAAGGTCAGTCAGTTTTGTAAGATTTACAAATGGGGAGTGTGCATAATCGGTCTGGTAGCGGATGAAATTGCCTTGTAAATCTAACACTTGCAATGTGCGATGCAGGCTTCCAATCAACTGACCATCAATTTTTCCCAGACGATTGCGGTCCaagtaaagattttttaagCTGTCTAGCCCTTCAAAGGCCAGTGGCATTAAATGTGCTATCTTGTTCCCACCTAGATCTAAAATGCTCAGATTTCTGAGGGAGTAAAAAGTGTTGTTGAAGATGACCGAAATTTGGTTATTACGTAAATTGAGTGTCTGAAGACTATGAAGGTCCTCAAAGCTGTCGTTGTAGAGATCAGTCAGAAGGTTGTTATCCAGTCGAAGTTCAATAAGGTTTTCAAGTCCATTCAGTGCTTTGTGATCCAAGTAGGCAATTAtgtttatattcagtttaaGAATTGTTAGTTTTGGTGCATGATTGAAGGCAAAAGAACTTACTTGAAGAATGCGATTGTAGCGGTAGCTTAGTTCTTTCAAGTGGGAAAATTCTGTGtgatttttacaatttattagaCTGGTAAAGTGGTTATGTTCAACTATaagttttttaagatttttttgtccTTCAAGGAATTGCAAACAGTTTGTGTTCTTCAGCTCATTAAATGAAAGGTCCAAAACATCAGTGATATAAGGGCAGTCAGATAATGTCTTATTATTCAGACCTTGTAGCTTATTTTTCTGAaggtgcatttttttaatatatttatttggataGTATGACAGTTGTTTGCACAATGAAACTACCATTTGGGGTTCTGTTAGTCCCAAACCTGAGAAGTCTATATACCATGTCATCATCCCTTTAGTTTGATTAAGAAGTGTTACTATTGAAATGTTGGTGAAACGCAGACTGAGTAATGTCAAATTGCTCAGATTCAGACCAATGAAAGCCTGGTTTAACAACCCTGTATTATAAGAGAGATCCAACACTTTGACACTACTTAAAGAGTCATTCCTGCATTCCAGTGTGGTCAGCTTGTTATTACCAAGATAAAGACGGGAAAGTGACTGTGGCAGTCTGTCTGAGTGATACAAAGTGATAAGATTGTTGGAGGAAATATCCAGGCTCTCCAAATTTTTCAGGTTTGATATAGATTGAACCACAGCTGAGAAGTTCATTAACTCGTTCTTACGCAAATCCAGAAACCGTAATTTTGACAAACTAGAAAAAGCGTCAgaagatatattttttagtttgttcTCTGCCAGAATTAAAGTGCTCAGGTTCTGAAGGTCATGGAAAATTGAAGAGTTGAGATAAACCATGTGATTTCTTGACAAATTCAGTGTGAGAAGATATCCTAGTTTAGCAAAGGCACCTTCGTGGATGTAACTCATGCGATTGTTGGTTAGTTCCAAGCTCCTGAGATTTGTCAGGTTAATGAAGCTTTGAGGAGGAATGTTTACAAGTGTGCAGTCAGAGATTGTGAGCGTAGTTGCAGATGCTGGTATGTCTCCCACAATCGCATTAACTGTCTGCTCAGGGCGATTGATGCAGGTGAAGTTTCTATGGGAAGAGCGATAACGTTCTATGCAATTCCTGAAACTGTAGCTCACGCTGAACTGAAATATGGAAGCGATTATTGTCACTGATATCAGTATTTTCTTCCTGAATGATTCCATATTGTGTAGAGCTATCATTGTCCTTGTAGGAACTAATCTTGAGGTCACAATCTGGATTCTCTGGGTTTTTCTGGTGAGCCACAGTTGTCTAAAAAGAAAGCAGGAAAAACTGTTAATCgggttttacttttaaatattttgctatTTATACTATTTTTACTTCTACTATTTTTTCATgggcaaacttaaaaaaaaaaaaaaaacatacaaaggcAGATACTGTATACCACAAATAATTATCACATGCGTACATGGTTTATGACCAAGGGACCAGTTGAGCTTGTCAGCTGTAATCATCGCTAATACTGTGTTTTCATCAATCACAGCTACTATTGAAAGTATTATAGGTATTTTGCATATAGGTATTTGTCATTATAGTTTATATTGGCTCAATGTGATCTCGATATAGAGCTGGGGGATATGTTCTATAAATTTATTCTCaaattttttaaactgaataaaacacTAGATAGGATagatgtctttttatttttttatttaagcaaatacaatataatcaaacatattaaatactttttttgaactaaaagtgcaaaaaaagaaagacaaaaagcagtacaacaacatactgtacaaacctctTTTGGGAATTAATAAAGTGCAAACTTTTACCAGTTTTTAAAAGTTCTGGTTATtctagagaaataaagtgatttaataaaatattagggATTTGTAAAGTGAAAGCTGCAGACttacattactttttataaaataaattgttaaataaattgtaaaaatagaatagaaatagataaaaaagattttaaaattgttCAACATGCAACTTGCatgctaaataaaatcaaactgGTGCCTGACAGCATTTTACATGTGGCAAGGAACACAGGCCTGTCCACAGCATCAGCCCCCACTCCACCATATAAAGACCCTCTTCTAGGCCAGATTACTAAGGCTTGGAACGTTTGGCTTATGTTGCATTTCATGTTTCTGAAAAATACTTTAAGCTTGGAAGCTCATAAGGGGTGTCGATTATTTTgagcatataaataaaaaggggAATAAATTCAACTGTGATATATGGGCACAATTTAGCGACGCATCACGCAAAAACATCAGTACAATAATATCTTTCCATCAAGGCCCCTCCTTATCATATGGgatacagtgggggaaaatgAGGCTGTTTTTTAGCAGGTGTTTTGGTGCTGCTGCTGTCTCGTTTAGCTCACAGCACCACACACGTCCTTTTTATACATGTTGTTCTGTTTGAGGTGTTGGAATAAATTAGTCGTTTTGCTTCCCAAACCATTTCCATATAACTAAATAAACTGTGCATCTCTTGGAAACAAGCTGTTTGGTTTCCTCAGAACACTCTCCCATGGTGTATTTCGTTTTTTTCCCACATCTGAATCACAGGGAGGGGGAGAGCATTGCAGAACTACGAAAGCTCTCATCAGAGTGAAACTGTCAAAccgattttcattttttaacatcgacataaacataaatttaaaaaagtttaaatttataataataataataataatattgattaaGCATGCAGCTATATCTTATCTGTCAGtgttcttttggctgctttTCATAGGTgttgccacagtggaccatcctaTCCACATACATAGCATTGTCACCAATCATAGCATTACAGGAACATGGAAGCTATGTCGTACAGCTTACTAGATGGCCTAGATTAGTCCTCTTGCAagcaaataatttattatttatagtacATTATTatgatagtgtttttttttttagacagagagagagagagagagagtgcgcaCTCCTCTCTTATTACCAAGGGTAAGAGAGCAATATGACCTGAAAGCATTTTTACAGTATCAAggtaattttatttcttagacCCTCTAGTACAGAACATTCATGGCATGCTGTAGATTGTGGCTGCTGCTGATTTAACAGGTTCCTGTTTTTGACTGACAGAAGTGAAAGCTGATGTCTTCTGATTTTGTTGTTCTTTCTACACAGTTTGACATAATCCGCATTGAGAGAAGCTTTGCTgtatcacatactgtagatgtaacAATAGTTATTGCAGCTATCCCGTCATTTAAAATCGAACCCCTCTTGTGCCCTCTCTCATTAACAAGACATTTCTCCCCACAGGACTGATGCTTGCTTGGGGGGAAGGTTTAAGCCATGGATAATGATGTGAATTTACACCATGTGGTTACCCTGATAGGGTCACCTGTatgaaatttaatataattgacATCATGCATCCAATATAACTTGCCTTGAAACCAGCTGGTTGAAAATAATTGACAAAATGGGTCTGGATCTGTTCGTGACTTCTGATGGGCAAAAACTAAAACTTACTTCCTCCACCGTAGTACAAAAATTGACTTTTGAATGGAAAGCTGACAAAGTACAGGCACACCCTGAAAGACACCTGCAGCAGCATCTGCCATGTTTTCTAAATTGGTGTCAGTGAGCTTTTGGTCATTGATTGCATTGTGAGCACAGAATTATACAGCAGGATCCAATGGAGTAGAAATGATGGATTGTCAGCAGTTTTTGCTGATAGAATGGGATGCAGCCGGGAACAGACACCTGGGGCTACAGTGGGCACAGGCTCAGCAAAATTGGATAGTTAATGACTGGAAAAATATAGCCCAGTTCAATTAATCTTAAATAGGATCAGATGATAGGGCCAGAACTTGTCACCATCATGTGTCTATGCACCCACTCTGTCTTGTGTCAACAGTGAAGGGCTTTGGAGGAAgtgtaataatgtttaaaaagttttcttgGGACAGTTTAAACCCATTTACACCAATCAATCATTACTTGCATGCCACAGTATGTTTGAGTATTGTGCACTTATTTATTGCTACAATTGACCCATCTTCTGTCAATCAGTCTGTGTGTTGCATAACAACATGCAAACACTATCCACCTGTGGCTTCTTTGAGAAATACTCTTATTGATGGAGCAAAAGTAAGCAAAGTATTAACGATTTTGTGTCCAAAATTTGTTATTCAACATCATTTTTTCAATATCTCTATTGTTTTTCAGAAACATGCCAAATACAGTTGTCTTACCAGTCACCAGTTCTGAATAGACCAAATTTGAATTTATAGCTGAATTTAAGAACCTGTACCTAAATATGTGAATGCatgaacaataataaatatgttgcagacatatgaataaatatgatGCAGACATGAAAGTGAACATGCACCTGAAAAATCTGCAGTAGATTGCTTAATGCCATCATGTCAACACGGACCAGTATTATAAAGGAATGTGTTCAGCATCTTTTGGAATCCATGGCATGACCATTTGAGAACAAAATTAAGAGACAACTATTAATATactgttcctattaaagtgctCAGTGATTGTTTCtatataatgtatactgtatgcatattcattgatttaactgcttagtttttcttttttaataacatatGTATGCCTCTAAAAGTTAGTTTTGCAATATATTCTCACACAAAGTATGAGGTACTTGAGAAGTTTACTGAAAAGATTATGCCAAcatgaaatatacagtaaagcatttaaatgTCTCTTACTGCTTGAATACATTTATTGgctaattaagtaaaaataaatgcttattaTGATTGTACACCTTACCTTTGTCAGATGCTGCTGTGCAAATCTTTGAGAAGTGAATGTCCTTCTGTATGTGCGTTTTTTACTCACCAAAAGACATTGGAGACATTCATTTTAGAAGAACAGAAAGAGGAAGTAAAATGTGGAAACTGTGATTGAATGACACCCAAAGCATGGACAAAAACACGCAAaaccaaatgttttattgaagGGTCTAATCATGTAATTTCATgtctaataatgataataataataataataataataataaattgcttAAAATAAGAACGCAAGGCAGTCTATAATAAAATAGTTCTCTGAATAGGTATTATTTTTTCAGGAAATTAAAGATGTATTTAGCTTATTTAATTCCTTGTCCCTctaatttttgtttcaaattgtGTATGACCTGTGCCATTGCATAAACCCAGTGATTCATTTATGCAAATTAATGTGGgatgcaaagtaaaaataaaaaattgagagCCATCTTTTAAACTCTGCTTTGATTAAAAATTGTTCGTGccactttaccttttttttttttcgcagaaTACATTAGTGCATACTTGTGTCTTTTTCCTTTCAAATCTGtctgtcatgtttttttaacaaatattataagtgaTGAAATAATTATAGGTTTGTCATTCTTTGAGGTAAAATATAAGCTGAATACATCTTTAATATGTGAAAGAGGAAGTTTTGCCATCAAAAAGCCACTAGGCCCTCTATTTCTGCCATTTTGATTCTATTTAGCCCCTCATCTTCTGTTCCCGAGCCATCTGGCAGAGACCACATAACGGGCAGCAGGCCATAACCAACCAGTCATCACAGATAGAGCCCTGCATAAACATATACAGCCATTTACATACTGGATATACCATTCAAACTTCATTGTATCAAAGCAACTGCAAAATACTAtcgctgtaaaaaaaattgtcatttaatGTACATGGGATTTCAATGTACAAATATGCACTATGCACTATAAATAATTCTGTATCATAATTTTAATGCAAACTAAAGGTTGTATGTTAGTATGTCttgtttaacattattaaaaagcCAGCATGTCCTGTTGTATATCAACTTACATTAATCTGGAATTTGTCACGAATGCTGGTCCTCAGAGCAATCATGGCTCCAGGCAGAAAGGGTAGGCAGCAAGTTTCCCCATGATTCTGTGCCACATTACAACCCAGGATGCAGGGAATAAAAGTGCCACAGAGGCCTAGGGAGAGCCAGACACATAAAGCAACCACTATTTTTAGGAAAGGGCTACTTAAATTATACTCTCCTTACATTtctgataatatacagtattatactaATAAAAGGCAATACactataaaattttttatttatgatttttttattgtattataataataagggCACTTTACAAGGaatgtaacaaaaataaataatacgaaCAGACATTAAAGGAGAACAGTAATCATACTACTGTAGATTCTGATCCTGCCTCTGTCTTTTCTTAAACCTGAATTGGTCATTTGTTTCATTTAGATAAGCAGAAGGCTGCTGTTCTACAAGTCaaatcttccaaaaaaaaaagcaaagcttcttggttaaattttttctaacatttaaaagcaagaaaaacattaatttccAATCCCTCATTCACCATCAGTCAAAAGACATTTTCCAGAGTATTATATCATTCAGTCATGCTCACCTCAGTATTGGTCAATACTACTCTTAGTAAAAGAATCActgaatattaaaaacaatttatctTCAGTTTTTTATCCCAACCCTTTCCCAACAACACTGGGTGTGAGGTGGGAATACACCCTGAATACGATGCCAGGCTGACGCAGAGCACTGTGCGCATACACATTAACTCCTAGGGACAATTTAAAGTATAGCCAATTTTGGAATGTAAAACTCTGTGCATACACTTGCATTTGTATAACAGGATGAATGTCAGGTTGCAATGCTACCCACTGCACACCATACTTCCCACTTAATATACTaatgcaattttaaataaaaacaagtggatggcaaaaataaaaatacacagacAGGTAGTTACAGTACTTACAGATGCCACAGTCATCACAGCAGTCACAGACACTGGAGCTCCAGTCAGAGGAACCAGTGGAGACAGTATAATTAGTGATTGTCACCTGAGGCTGTGTGTTGATCACTTCAGTCTGATATGTCATCACTGCCACAAAcacatgtaaaatgtaaaaatgatcatGTCTAAAAAAGATACACTAAACTGTGTGCACGCAACACTTAAACCAAGTatctgttaaattttaaaatctttaccCAACATACTTcagataaataatataaatgaagaCACTCCCCTGATGTACTTCAATCTTTCAATATATCCAAtgctataaaaatatttgttatattagAAAACTTACTCTTGACAGCGTCAGGTTGTAGAACTAACTGAATGAGCGAGATCACAGCCAGCAGCGCAAATAGGAGGAGAAAACAGGTCTataatatttatacttataatgATGTCACAGCCTTTTCCGTAGTACTAAGGCAACCTTTTGCCCTGATAAGAAGGCCTGGGTGGGTGGCTTACCTGCCATGTTACAAAACAAAATGGTGTTTGATTTTGGGGCGAGTtaggtttctgtgtgtgtgtgtgtgtgtgtgtgttttttttttttttttttttttttttaattaaacaatctTACCTACCCCTGATGAATGtagaacattttttttggcattGTTGTATGCATATGGAGGTGGTCTTACAATAAAAGAGTAGAGGAACTTACGTCTTGTCACACTTTTTCaaggaatatttgtaaaaaatgttttaatacattCTCCAGTTCTCTATTTGAAATGAACCCTAATTAACCTAATGAATCtgacataataaatatattaataaagacaaatgttatacactatacatacagtaaacctAATTTATCAACTTCTATACCTTTAGCTCATTGTGTATGCGTCTATCATAACAAAATACAGCATTTATAGTTccttagtttattttatttttttacaatttgtcatttttatttaattgtatttcttGGTTGAAACTGGCATCATTCTAAGCTTATGCTTCAACTTGCtaaggccttttttttcttttttttcatttaagattCTGCATGTTCTACTCTTGCAAGTTTTAACCTGTTTAACAGAATACACAAGATTTGTGTACCATTATTGCACCACATTGCCTCATTTTCCTGATAAAGTTACTAACATTACTTTTGTCTTTTCACCCTGTTGAGTTTAGTGCGAAAAAAGAGGAGCAAAAAAGAGCAcatggacaaaatgtgaaaGAGACCAGggtttgcatatacagtaagagaACTAAGAAAGACTTATCGGTGAACTgaatctgtgtttgtgtttgacttTACTATTTACTCACTAAGGCATGTCACTGAGTGTTCACCTAGGATATCAGACAGTAatgggtttgtttttttcccttactcTGAATGCAGTAATAGTCCTGAAAAGAAAAGGTCTGTTGCATATCTCCTCATTTGTTAACCATGAAAATCATTTGTTCTCATACAAG
Coding sequences:
- the tlr21 gene encoding toll-like receptor 21; the protein is MIALHNMESFRKKILISVTIIASIFQFSVSYSFRNCIERYRSSHRNFTCINRPEQTVNAIVGDIPASATTLTISDCTLVNIPPQSFINLTNLRSLELTNNRMSYIHEGAFAKLGYLLTLNLSRNHMVYLNSSIFHDLQNLSTLILAENKLKNISSDAFSSLSKLRFLDLRKNELMNFSAVVQSISNLKNLESLDISSNNLITLYHSDRLPQSLSRLYLGNNKLTTLECRNDSLSSVKVLDLSYNTGLLNQAFIGLNLSNLTLLSLRFTNISIVTLLNQTKGMMTWYIDFSGLGLTEPQMVVSLCKQLSYYPNKYIKKMHLQKNKLQGLNNKTLSDCPYITDVLDLSFNELKNTNCLQFLEGQKNLKKLIVEHNHFTSLINCKNHTEFSHLKELSYRYNRILQVSSFAFNHAPKLTILKLNINIIAYLDHKALNGLENLIELRLDNNLLTDLYNDSFEDLHSLQTLNLRNNQISVIFNNTFYSLRNLSILDLGGNKIAHLMPLAFEGLDSLKNLYLDRNRLGKIDGQLIGSLHRTLQVLDLQGNFIRYQTDYAHSPFVNLTKLTDLKLDGQRPYGITLLPHAFFRGLTSLKRLYLTNNRISSLSSDTFDDLKNLTFLTLDDSCVGVAQLKPGIFKNLHKLEILTAENMGIGSFSRDVFGNLTGLEKLNLNKNTMQTLDVDLLENLTHLQYLDVRGTPLSCKCPNSELQNWTKNQRVQIVYLYNLTCPDVKGSYFYNFDTHVCSDFGVYWFASTYVVTLVLTLLPLLYVKLYWKFKYGYYVFRSWFGGQWRRLREEEEKCTYDAFISYNSADEEWVMEQLLPNLEGSGFRLCLHHRDFEPGRNIVDNIVAAVYNSRKTVCVVSQNFLRSEWCSLEIQLASYRLFDEMQDVLLLVFLEYIHERQLSAYHRMRKVMLKKTYIQWPGVDCTDPNKARELFWRQLKRALRSSNSRSQDEEQVEENDQNKQQQDDQAQINDEPYYLMP
- the cnfn gene encoding cornifelin homolog encodes the protein MMTYQTEVINTQPQVTITNYTVSTGSSDWSSSVCDCCDDCGICLCGTFIPCILGCNVAQNHGETCCLPFLPGAMIALRTSIRDKFQINGSICDDWLVMACCPLCGLCQMAREQKMRG